The Mycolicibacterium smegmatis genome has a window encoding:
- a CDS encoding FmdB family zinc ribbon protein: protein MPTYSYACTECDNRFDAVQAFSDDALTTCPKCSGRLRKLFGSVGVVFKGSGFYRTDNRSDSGKSSSNGSSSKSSENSSSSGSSSSSSDSSSSSSSSSAAPAAAASS, encoded by the coding sequence GTGCCTACCTATTCCTATGCGTGCACCGAATGTGACAATCGGTTCGACGCGGTTCAGGCTTTCAGCGATGACGCGCTGACCACGTGCCCGAAGTGCTCGGGCCGCCTGCGCAAGCTCTTCGGTTCCGTCGGTGTGGTCTTCAAGGGCAGCGGTTTCTACCGCACGGACAATCGCAGCGACTCCGGCAAGAGTTCCTCCAACGGATCGTCGTCCAAGTCTTCCGAGAATTCGTCGTCCTCGGGATCGTCGTCGAGCTCGTCCGACAGCTCCTCGTCGAGCTCTTCGAGCAGCGCCGCACCGGCCGCTGCCGCCTCCAGCTAG
- a CDS encoding SAF domain-containing protein has protein sequence MAEFLNPTAWHRLTAAMRPDWTRTVAARRAAAAGLVLLAAVAAVRSDPRGDHVDVAVAARDLVPGTALTAEDVRLESRSASTLPDGAQSDVGAIVGATLAGPMRRGEVLTDVRVIGSRLADLAVGPDARIVPLSLGDAALLDVIRAGDVVDVLTTHDEEAKSATPRLIASDAVVVLVSQKPKGAGQDRVALVALPARSAHEVAAASLTQAVTLTIH, from the coding sequence ATGGCCGAATTCCTCAACCCCACGGCGTGGCATCGGCTGACCGCCGCCATGCGCCCGGACTGGACGCGAACCGTGGCCGCGCGCCGTGCGGCCGCTGCCGGTCTGGTGCTGCTCGCGGCCGTCGCCGCGGTGCGTTCCGATCCCCGCGGAGACCACGTCGACGTCGCTGTCGCCGCGCGCGATCTGGTGCCGGGAACCGCGCTCACCGCCGAGGATGTCCGGCTCGAAAGCCGCAGTGCCTCAACTTTGCCCGATGGGGCACAGAGCGACGTGGGCGCCATCGTCGGCGCGACGCTCGCCGGTCCGATGCGTCGCGGCGAAGTCCTCACCGACGTGCGGGTCATCGGGTCGCGCCTGGCCGACCTGGCCGTGGGACCCGACGCGCGGATCGTGCCGCTGTCCCTCGGGGACGCGGCGTTGCTGGATGTCATTCGCGCCGGTGACGTCGTCGATGTCCTGACGACGCACGACGAGGAGGCGAAGAGCGCCACACCACGGCTGATCGCCAGCGACGCCGTGGTGGTGCTGGTATCGCAGAAACCCAAAGGGGCGGGCCAAGATCGGGTGGCGCTGGTGGCGTTGCCCGCACGGTCAGCGCATGAGGTTGCCGCAGCCAGCCTGACGCAGGCCGTGACGCTGACGATTCACTGA
- a CDS encoding amino acid permease, producing the protein MGDTPALKRALSQRQLRMIAIGGVIGAGLFVGSGVVIGDTGPGTFITYGLAGVLIIMVMRMLAEMAVANPSTGSFADYSRNALGNWAGFSVGWLYWYFWVIVVGFEAIAGAKIIQFWIDLPLWLTALILLIAMTATNLFSVSSFGEFEYWFAGVKVAAILAFIGLGAFYVLGVWPDKDLDFSNLTAHGGFFPLGATAVTVGVVTVIFSMVGAEIATIAAAESSDPERAVAKAANSVILRIALFFVGSAFLLVTILPWNSDQTVASPFVAAFTEMGIPYADHIMNAVVLTAVLSCLNSGMYTASRMLFVLAARREAPPQLVAVTRRGVPATAILTSSVIGLICVIAAAFFPDTIFQFLLNSSGAVILFVYLLIAISQIVLRRRTDDSTLKVKMWLFPVLSILTAAAIFAILVQMFVQGGDNRSALVLSLASWAVVIVLFWLNRMFVSRRPQTPDVAPTSEHPHRVLVLANQTVESDELLDELRRIGADRDTTYYVVVPASPIDTGVASTHGPLDISEATQQAAQERLDSTLATLRSEDYEATGTLGEYRPLRALAKAVETFRPDQIVISTLPPEESVWQRFDVVDRARAEHRLPVTHVVSRVRATEPAP; encoded by the coding sequence ATGGGCGATACACCGGCTTTGAAACGGGCGCTCAGCCAGCGCCAGTTGCGGATGATCGCCATCGGCGGCGTCATCGGGGCAGGGTTGTTCGTCGGGTCCGGTGTGGTGATCGGCGATACCGGGCCGGGCACGTTCATCACGTACGGCCTGGCCGGCGTGCTGATCATCATGGTGATGCGGATGCTGGCCGAGATGGCCGTGGCCAACCCGTCCACGGGGTCGTTCGCCGACTACTCGCGCAACGCACTGGGCAACTGGGCGGGCTTCTCGGTCGGCTGGTTGTACTGGTATTTCTGGGTCATCGTCGTGGGGTTCGAGGCGATCGCCGGGGCCAAGATCATCCAGTTCTGGATCGACTTGCCGCTGTGGCTGACCGCGCTGATCCTGCTGATCGCGATGACGGCGACGAACCTGTTCTCGGTGTCGTCGTTCGGCGAGTTCGAATACTGGTTCGCGGGTGTGAAGGTCGCCGCGATCCTGGCGTTCATCGGCCTGGGCGCGTTCTACGTCCTGGGCGTGTGGCCGGACAAGGATCTCGACTTCTCGAATCTCACCGCGCACGGCGGCTTCTTCCCGCTCGGCGCCACGGCGGTCACGGTCGGCGTGGTCACGGTGATCTTCTCGATGGTGGGTGCGGAGATCGCGACGATCGCGGCCGCGGAGTCCTCGGATCCCGAGCGGGCCGTGGCCAAGGCCGCCAACTCGGTGATCCTGCGCATCGCGTTGTTCTTCGTCGGATCGGCGTTTTTGCTCGTGACGATCCTGCCGTGGAACAGCGACCAGACCGTGGCCTCGCCGTTCGTCGCCGCGTTCACCGAGATGGGCATCCCCTACGCCGACCACATCATGAACGCGGTCGTGCTGACCGCGGTGCTGAGCTGTCTCAACTCCGGCATGTACACCGCGTCGCGCATGCTGTTCGTGCTCGCCGCGCGCCGTGAGGCACCGCCGCAGCTGGTCGCCGTCACCCGGCGAGGCGTGCCCGCCACGGCGATCCTGACATCGTCGGTGATCGGCCTGATCTGCGTGATCGCCGCGGCGTTCTTCCCCGACACCATCTTCCAGTTCCTGCTGAACTCCAGCGGTGCGGTCATCCTGTTCGTCTACCTGCTGATCGCGATCTCGCAGATCGTGCTGCGCCGCCGCACCGACGACTCGACGCTCAAGGTCAAGATGTGGCTGTTCCCGGTGCTGTCGATTCTCACGGCCGCCGCGATCTTCGCGATCCTGGTGCAGATGTTCGTACAGGGCGGCGACAACCGCAGCGCGTTGGTGCTGAGCCTGGCGTCGTGGGCCGTGGTGATCGTGTTGTTCTGGCTCAACCGGATGTTCGTCAGCCGTCGCCCGCAGACGCCCGACGTCGCGCCGACCTCGGAGCATCCGCACCGCGTGCTGGTGCTCGCCAACCAGACCGTGGAATCGGACGAACTACTCGACGAACTCCGCCGGATCGGCGCCGACCGCGACACCACGTACTACGTCGTCGTCCCGGCCAGCCCGATCGACACGGGTGTGGCCAGTACGCACGGCCCGCTGGACATCTCGGAGGCGACGCAGCAGGCGGCGCAGGAACGCCTCGACAGCACCCTGGCCACGTTGCGCTCCGAGGACTACGAGGCGACGGGCACGCTCGGCGAGTACCGGCCGCTGCGCGCGCTGGCCAAGGCCGTCGAGACCTTCCGTCCCGATCAGATCGTGATCTCGACGCTGCCGCCGGAAGAGTCGGTGTGGCAGCGGTTCGACGTCGTCGACCGGGCCAGGGCCGAACACCGCCTGCCGGTGACCCACGTCGTATCGCGGGTCCGCGCAACGGAACCCGCGCCGTGA
- a CDS encoding 5-formyltetrahydrofolate cyclo-ligase: MVEAVSPRSKSQLRTALLQNRRSVPEAVREGEAEALRGWLSGLKISGRTVCAYVPVGSEPGSITLLDTLLELGARVLLPVARNDAAGIPLPLQWGKYRPGTLVAAEFGLREPPPPWLPAETIGEADVILVPALAVDRSGARLGRGAGFYDRTLHHAAATAQVIAVVRDDELLDEIPAEPHDVAMTHVLTPKRGIVALR, translated from the coding sequence ATGGTGGAGGCTGTGTCCCCGAGGTCGAAGTCCCAGTTAAGAACCGCGCTTCTGCAAAACCGCCGGAGCGTGCCGGAGGCCGTGCGCGAGGGCGAGGCCGAGGCGTTGCGCGGTTGGCTGAGCGGGCTCAAGATCAGCGGCCGGACAGTGTGCGCGTATGTGCCGGTGGGGTCCGAACCTGGCTCGATCACGCTGCTCGACACGTTGCTGGAACTCGGCGCGCGGGTGTTGCTGCCGGTGGCGCGCAACGACGCCGCGGGAATCCCCCTTCCACTGCAATGGGGCAAATATCGGCCAGGCACCCTGGTCGCCGCCGAGTTCGGGCTACGGGAGCCCCCGCCGCCGTGGCTGCCCGCCGAGACGATCGGTGAGGCCGACGTCATCCTGGTCCCCGCCCTGGCGGTCGACCGGTCCGGGGCGCGCCTGGGTCGCGGCGCGGGCTTTTACGACCGGACGCTGCACCACGCCGCGGCGACGGCGCAGGTGATCGCGGTGGTGCGCGACGACGAACTGCTCGACGAGATCCCCGCCGAACCGCACGACGTCGCGATGACGCACGTGCTCACACCGAAGCGGGGCATCGTCGCCTTGCGTTGA
- a CDS encoding 2-hydroxy-3-oxopropionate reductase: protein MSTIAFIGLGIMGSPMAVNLVKAGHTVKGYNRSPHRTADLVAAGGTAADSIADAVDGAEIVAVMVPDSPDVTEVLTADGGVFASAAPGTLIIDFSSIRPDVSMDLAKQAADHDLRLIDAPVSGGEIGAKNAALSIMIGGADEDVSRAMPVLEAVGKTIVHVGPNGAGQTVKAANQLIVAGNIALLAEAIIFLEAYGVDTTAAVKVLGGGLAGSAVLDQKAQKMLDRSFDPGFRIELHHKDLGILTNAAREAGVVTPIGAAVAQLMASARINGDGALDHSGLFRTIAKLSGASTEPGSSNTKERP, encoded by the coding sequence ATGAGCACGATCGCATTCATCGGGCTGGGTATCATGGGGAGCCCGATGGCCGTAAACCTCGTCAAGGCCGGCCATACGGTCAAGGGCTACAACCGGTCGCCGCACCGCACCGCCGACCTGGTCGCCGCGGGCGGCACCGCGGCCGACTCGATCGCCGACGCCGTCGACGGCGCCGAGATCGTCGCGGTGATGGTGCCGGACTCACCGGACGTCACCGAGGTGCTCACCGCCGACGGCGGCGTGTTCGCGAGTGCCGCACCGGGAACGCTGATCATCGATTTCTCCAGCATCCGGCCCGACGTCAGCATGGACCTGGCCAAGCAGGCCGCCGATCACGACCTGCGCCTCATCGACGCGCCCGTGTCGGGAGGTGAGATCGGCGCCAAGAACGCGGCCCTGTCCATCATGATCGGTGGCGCCGACGAGGACGTCAGCCGCGCGATGCCCGTGCTCGAGGCCGTCGGCAAGACGATCGTGCACGTCGGGCCCAACGGAGCCGGGCAGACCGTCAAGGCCGCCAACCAGCTGATCGTGGCGGGCAACATCGCCCTGCTCGCCGAGGCCATCATCTTCCTGGAGGCCTATGGCGTCGACACCACCGCTGCGGTCAAGGTGCTGGGCGGCGGGCTCGCCGGATCTGCCGTGCTGGACCAGAAGGCCCAGAAGATGCTCGACCGCTCATTCGACCCCGGATTCCGGATCGAGTTGCACCACAAGGACCTCGGCATCCTCACCAACGCCGCGCGCGAGGCCGGCGTGGTCACGCCGATCGGCGCGGCCGTCGCGCAGCTCATGGCGTCGGCACGCATCAACGGCGACGGCGCACTGGACCACTCCGGACTGTTCCGGACCATCGCCAAACTCTCCGGCGCCTCCACCGAGCCCGGGTCCTCGAACACCAAGGAGCGGCCATGA
- the gcl gene encoding glyoxylate carboligase: MTRMRAVDAAVKILELEGATQAFGLPGAAINPFYAAMRAHGGIRHVLARHVEGASHMAEGYTRAKAGNIGVCIGTSGPAGTDMITGLYSAMADSIPILAITGQAPTARLHKEDFQAVDIAAIAKPVTKMAMTVLEPAQVPGAFSQAFHLMRSGRPGPVLIDLPLDVQLAEIEFDPDTYQPLPVYKPRATRAQAVKVLDMLAQADRPVIVAGGGIVNAGAEDQLVELAELLDVPVISTLMGWGTIPDDHRLAAGMAGLQTAHRYGNATMLASDFVLGIGNRWANRHTGGLETYRRGRKFVHIDIEPTQIGRVFAPDYSVVSDALAALEQMLEVARERRASGALPSRANWVEECLYRKRTMHRKTHFDDIPIKPQRVYQEMNSAFDRDVRYVSTIGLSQIAGGQFLQVFRRRGWINCGQAGPLGWTLPAALGVVAADPSATVVGLSGDYDFQFLIEELAVGAQFNLPYIHVVVNNSYLGLIRQAQRQFDMDFHVSLAFDNINAQEHETSDSMPKGYGVDHVRVAEGLGCKAIRVTEPDQIGPGLRRAQELMREHKVPVVVEVILERVTNIAMGTELDNVTEFEPLAVDLDDAPAALALFD; this comes from the coding sequence ATGACCCGCATGCGCGCTGTCGACGCGGCAGTCAAGATCCTCGAACTCGAGGGCGCCACACAGGCTTTCGGGCTGCCGGGGGCGGCGATCAACCCGTTCTACGCGGCGATGCGCGCACACGGGGGCATCCGGCACGTGCTGGCCCGCCACGTCGAGGGCGCCAGCCACATGGCCGAGGGATACACCCGGGCCAAGGCGGGCAACATCGGCGTCTGCATCGGCACGTCCGGCCCAGCGGGCACCGACATGATCACGGGTCTTTACTCGGCCATGGCCGACTCGATCCCGATCCTGGCCATCACCGGGCAGGCGCCGACCGCGCGCCTGCACAAGGAGGATTTCCAGGCTGTCGACATCGCCGCGATCGCCAAGCCCGTGACCAAGATGGCGATGACGGTGCTGGAACCGGCGCAGGTGCCCGGTGCGTTCTCGCAGGCGTTCCACCTCATGCGATCGGGCAGGCCCGGCCCGGTGCTGATCGACCTGCCGCTCGACGTGCAACTCGCCGAGATCGAGTTCGACCCCGACACCTACCAGCCGCTCCCGGTGTACAAGCCGCGTGCGACACGGGCGCAGGCCGTCAAGGTCCTCGACATGCTGGCCCAGGCCGACCGTCCGGTGATCGTCGCAGGCGGCGGCATCGTCAACGCAGGCGCCGAGGATCAACTGGTCGAACTCGCCGAACTGCTCGACGTGCCGGTGATCTCGACGCTCATGGGCTGGGGGACCATCCCCGACGACCACCGGCTGGCCGCGGGCATGGCCGGTCTGCAGACCGCACACCGCTACGGCAACGCGACCATGCTGGCGTCGGACTTCGTCCTGGGCATCGGCAACCGCTGGGCCAACCGGCACACCGGTGGGCTCGAAACCTACCGGCGGGGACGCAAATTCGTCCACATCGACATCGAACCCACACAGATCGGCCGGGTGTTCGCGCCCGACTACTCCGTGGTGTCCGACGCGCTCGCGGCGCTCGAGCAGATGCTCGAGGTGGCCCGGGAGCGCCGCGCGAGCGGTGCTCTGCCCAGCCGCGCCAACTGGGTCGAGGAGTGCCTGTACCGCAAGCGCACCATGCACCGCAAGACGCACTTCGACGACATTCCGATCAAACCGCAGCGCGTCTACCAGGAGATGAACTCAGCCTTCGACCGCGACGTGCGCTACGTCAGCACGATCGGCCTGTCGCAGATCGCCGGCGGCCAGTTCCTGCAGGTGTTCCGGCGCCGTGGCTGGATCAACTGCGGCCAGGCCGGTCCGCTGGGATGGACGCTGCCCGCGGCGCTGGGTGTGGTCGCGGCCGATCCATCGGCCACCGTGGTCGGGCTGTCCGGCGACTACGACTTCCAGTTCCTCATCGAGGAACTCGCGGTCGGCGCGCAGTTCAACCTGCCGTACATCCACGTGGTGGTGAACAACTCCTACCTCGGGTTGATCCGCCAGGCCCAGCGGCAGTTCGACATGGACTTCCACGTGTCGCTCGCCTTCGACAACATCAACGCGCAGGAACACGAGACGTCCGACTCCATGCCCAAGGGCTACGGCGTCGACCACGTGCGCGTCGCAGAAGGATTGGGCTGCAAAGCGATTCGTGTCACCGAACCCGATCAGATCGGGCCGGGGCTGCGCCGCGCGCAGGAACTGATGCGCGAGCACAAGGTGCCCGTCGTCGTCGAGGTCATCCTCGAACGCGTCACCAACATCGCCATGGGAACCGAACTCGACAACGTCACCGAGTTCGAACCGCTCGCCGTCGACCTCGACGACGCCCCCGCGGCGCTGGCGCTGTTCGATTAG
- a CDS encoding hydroxypyruvate isomerase family protein: MPASPYTVNCSILLTELPLLQRPEAARAAGFDAVEFWWPFAEATPSDREVDEFVSAISDAGVQLTGLNFAAGDMPGGERGILSHPGRSADFRASVDIAVEIAKRLGTKAFNALYGNRRDDAGVDEQDAAAVENLIYASEATRAIDAVVLIEPVSGSPLYPLKLAADAVAVIDRVAAQSDGTANNLRLLADVYHMSVNGDDVPAALEGHADLIGHVQIADAPGRGEPGTGSLPLAGYLEQLAGYGYRGYVGLEYKASREDPFDWLPLEHRSVHARADR; encoded by the coding sequence ATGCCGGCAAGCCCGTACACCGTCAATTGCTCGATCCTGTTGACCGAGCTGCCACTGCTGCAGCGCCCCGAGGCCGCGCGGGCCGCGGGCTTCGACGCGGTCGAGTTCTGGTGGCCTTTCGCCGAGGCCACCCCGTCCGACCGCGAGGTCGACGAGTTCGTGAGCGCGATCTCCGACGCGGGAGTGCAGCTCACCGGTCTGAACTTCGCCGCGGGGGACATGCCCGGTGGTGAGCGCGGCATCCTGTCGCATCCGGGACGCAGCGCAGACTTCCGCGCGAGCGTCGACATCGCCGTCGAAATCGCCAAGCGCCTGGGCACCAAGGCTTTCAACGCCCTGTACGGCAACCGCCGTGACGACGCCGGCGTCGACGAGCAGGACGCGGCGGCGGTGGAGAACCTGATCTACGCCTCGGAAGCCACCCGCGCCATCGACGCCGTCGTCCTCATCGAACCCGTCAGCGGGTCACCGCTGTACCCGCTGAAACTCGCCGCCGACGCGGTCGCCGTGATCGACCGCGTCGCGGCGCAGTCCGACGGCACCGCCAACAACCTGCGTCTTCTGGCCGACGTCTATCACATGAGCGTCAACGGCGACGACGTGCCTGCCGCGCTGGAAGGCCATGCCGACCTGATCGGCCACGTGCAGATCGCCGACGCGCCGGGCCGTGGTGAACCGGGGACCGGGTCGCTGCCGCTGGCGGGCTACCTCGAACAGCTCGCAGGCTACGGCTACCGCGGCTACGTGGGCCTGGAATACAAGGCCAGCCGCGAGGATCCGTTCGACTGGCTGCCTCTCGAACACCGCTCGGTGCACGCCCGCGCCGACCGCTGA
- a CDS encoding IclR family transcriptional regulator: MGKPPSTGGVQSIERGFELLEIMASVSSSIGVSELSERTGLPVPTIHRLIRTLLNNGYVRQLPSRRYALGPRLIRLGESATQQFGRSSRERLAELVEAIGETANMAVLDVNMAVYVAQVPSAHTMRMFTEVGRRVHLHCTGVGKALLMQMRDNDVRDLLTRSGMPAYTKATITDVDAMIDELQRSRERGYAADEAEQEIGVRCFAVPVPNAPTLTAISVSGPDGRVTVDAATYVVPILQRVAGELSAEFQREPQ; this comes from the coding sequence ATGGGGAAACCGCCGTCCACGGGCGGGGTGCAGTCGATCGAACGAGGCTTCGAGCTTCTGGAGATCATGGCCTCGGTGAGCAGTTCGATCGGGGTCAGCGAACTCTCCGAGCGCACCGGTCTGCCGGTTCCCACCATCCACCGGCTCATCAGGACCCTGCTCAACAACGGCTACGTGCGCCAACTGCCCAGCCGGCGGTATGCGCTGGGGCCGCGCCTGATCCGGCTCGGTGAGAGCGCGACTCAGCAGTTCGGCCGTTCGTCGCGGGAGCGCCTGGCCGAACTCGTCGAGGCGATCGGCGAGACCGCCAACATGGCCGTGCTGGACGTCAACATGGCCGTCTACGTCGCGCAGGTGCCGTCGGCCCACACCATGCGCATGTTCACCGAGGTCGGTCGTCGCGTACACCTGCACTGCACCGGTGTCGGCAAGGCGCTCTTGATGCAGATGCGCGACAACGACGTCCGCGATCTGCTCACCCGATCCGGGATGCCGGCCTACACCAAGGCCACCATCACCGACGTCGACGCGATGATCGACGAATTGCAGCGCAGCCGCGAACGCGGGTATGCCGCCGACGAGGCCGAACAGGAGATCGGAGTCCGTTGCTTCGCCGTGCCGGTGCCCAACGCGCCGACGCTCACCGCGATCTCGGTGTCCGGTCCCGACGGCCGGGTCACGGTCGACGCCGCGACCTACGTGGTGCCGATCCTGCAGCGCGTCGCGGGTGAACTCAGCGCGGAATTCCAGCGCGAACCGCAGTAA
- a CDS encoding universal stress protein — MTILAAFSASGHARAPLYLAAQIARTTGDNVLAAAVIERPWPPRGDPVEKEYLDYVGRQAAHALDSAAAVFPATIEFSTLVHESTSVPKGLMELAASHRAQIVVVGSSSSGLLGRVALGSVTERLVHTAQVPVAIAPRGYAQGSGKIRRLTAAYGGEADVNGLIPAAAQLAKDWSTLLRIVSFTVRNVAAFSGRIESAAEDLVVQQWSRRTHDDIVRLLDTVRADVRNDGPLDDVDVVVGTGADWNTAVQSVPWEAGDMLLLGSGAAAQSAQVFLGSAAARILRNCPVPVMVVPRYEG, encoded by the coding sequence GTGACCATCCTGGCCGCGTTCAGCGCGAGCGGGCACGCCCGCGCGCCGCTGTACCTGGCGGCCCAGATCGCGCGGACGACGGGTGACAACGTCCTGGCCGCGGCGGTCATCGAACGGCCGTGGCCGCCGCGCGGCGACCCGGTGGAGAAGGAGTACCTCGACTACGTCGGCCGTCAGGCCGCGCACGCGCTGGACTCGGCCGCGGCCGTGTTCCCCGCCACCATCGAGTTCTCGACGCTGGTCCACGAATCGACCTCGGTGCCAAAGGGTCTGATGGAGCTCGCGGCGTCGCACCGGGCACAGATCGTGGTGGTCGGCTCGTCCTCGTCGGGGCTGTTGGGCCGTGTCGCGCTGGGCAGCGTCACCGAGCGCCTGGTGCACACCGCTCAGGTTCCGGTGGCGATCGCGCCCCGCGGATACGCGCAGGGCTCGGGAAAGATCCGCAGGCTCACCGCGGCGTACGGCGGTGAGGCCGACGTCAACGGGCTCATCCCCGCCGCGGCGCAACTGGCCAAGGACTGGTCGACGCTGCTGCGCATCGTGTCGTTCACCGTGCGCAACGTCGCGGCATTCTCGGGCCGGATCGAATCGGCCGCAGAGGATCTGGTGGTGCAGCAGTGGTCACGGCGCACCCACGACGACATCGTGCGCCTGCTCGATACCGTGCGCGCGGACGTGCGCAACGACGGCCCCCTGGACGACGTCGACGTCGTGGTGGGCACCGGCGCGGACTGGAACACCGCGGTGCAGAGCGTGCCGTGGGAGGCCGGGGACATGCTGCTGCTGGGTTCGGGCGCCGCGGCCCAGTCGGCGCAGGTGTTCCTCGGTTCGGCGGCGGCCCGGATCCTGCGCAACTGTCCCGTGCCGGTCATGGTCGTACCGCGCTACGAGGGCTGA